A stretch of the Poseidonibacter parvus genome encodes the following:
- the hslV gene encoding ATP-dependent protease subunit HslV, which produces MFDATTILAYKGKDKAVIGGDGQVTFGNTVLKGNATKIRKLYKDQILSGFAGSTADAFNLYDMFETHLESTKGDLLKAVIAFSKEWRKDKVLRRLEAMMIVLNKDHIFILSGNGDVVEPEDGCIASIGSGGNFAISAARALAKHSDLDEEAVVKESLMIAGELCIYTNQNIKLLKLED; this is translated from the coding sequence ATGTTTGACGCTACTACTATACTTGCATATAAAGGTAAAGATAAAGCTGTAATTGGAGGTGACGGTCAAGTTACTTTTGGTAATACAGTTTTAAAAGGTAATGCTACAAAAATTAGAAAACTTTATAAAGATCAAATTCTTTCAGGTTTCGCTGGAAGTACTGCCGATGCTTTTAATCTTTATGATATGTTTGAAACTCATTTAGAATCAACAAAAGGTGATTTATTAAAAGCTGTTATTGCATTTTCTAAAGAGTGGAGAAAAGATAAAGTCCTAAGACGTTTAGAAGCTATGATGATTGTACTTAATAAAGATCATATTTTTATTTTAAGTGGAAATGGCGATGTAGTTGAACCTGAAGATGGATGTATCGCTTCAATTGGTTCGGGTGGAAATTTTGCAATTTCAGCAGCTAGGGCACTTGCAAAGCATTCAGATTTAGATGAAGAAGCTGTAGTAAAAGAATCACTAATGATTGCAGGTGAACTTTGTATATATACAAATCAAAATATTAAATTATTAAAATTAGAGGATTAA
- a CDS encoding ArsS family sensor histidine kinase, with protein MNLNSITSKISLVFLISISILIALFFFYIDYEKKRKYVVVERYYENITKYLKEHRMDKYDLINHMKSLPFEIVEKPKEVLENSNSIIMKREYDLLEYKDILYFHIKTPFTQVLFKDLNMYSFSNYSYIIFVFLLLLLISLYIWLIRSLQPLKDLKTNITSFSQGNLSINCKSDKKDEIADVSNEFDKAVRKIELLLNSRQLFLRTIMHELKTPIAKGRIVSELIDDEKQKGRMVNIFKRLDFLINDFSKVEQVVSQNYKITKQIISLSLIFDDAFKSLLLENSNDKIFLNLEEEKKVKADLSLMSMVFKNLIDNALRYSSDGKVKIKQNENEIIFISKGVKLQKDINEYFKPFHNDVESKNHGMGLGLYIVKSILNMHNYEFEYEYIDDNNIFKIIINH; from the coding sequence ATGAATTTAAACTCAATAACTAGTAAAATATCTCTTGTTTTTCTTATTTCTATATCTATTTTAATTGCTTTGTTCTTTTTTTATATTGATTATGAAAAGAAACGAAAATATGTTGTTGTCGAAAGATATTATGAAAATATTACAAAATATTTAAAAGAACATAGAATGGATAAATATGATTTGATAAATCATATGAAAAGTTTGCCTTTTGAAATTGTAGAAAAGCCAAAAGAAGTATTGGAAAATAGTAATTCAATTATAATGAAAAGAGAATATGATTTATTAGAATATAAAGATATTTTGTACTTTCATATTAAAACACCTTTCACTCAAGTATTGTTTAAAGATTTAAATATGTACTCATTTTCAAATTATTCTTATATTATTTTTGTTTTTTTATTACTACTTTTGATTTCTTTATATATTTGGTTAATTAGAAGCTTACAACCTTTAAAAGATTTAAAAACAAATATTACAAGTTTCTCTCAAGGTAATTTATCAATAAACTGTAAAAGTGATAAAAAAGATGAAATTGCTGATGTATCAAATGAATTTGATAAAGCAGTGAGAAAAATTGAATTATTACTTAACTCTAGACAATTGTTTTTACGAACAATAATGCATGAACTTAAAACTCCTATTGCAAAAGGACGAATTGTTAGTGAATTAATTGATGATGAGAAACAAAAAGGAAGAATGGTAAATATTTTTAAAAGACTTGATTTTTTAATCAATGATTTTTCAAAAGTAGAACAAGTTGTTTCTCAAAATTATAAAATCACTAAGCAAATCATTTCATTATCATTGATTTTTGATGATGCTTTTAAATCATTATTATTAGAAAATAGTAATGACAAAATATTTTTAAATTTAGAAGAAGAAAAAAAGGTAAAAGCTGATTTATCTTTGATGTCAATGGTATTTAAAAATCTTATTGATAATGCTTTAAGATATTCAAGTGATGGAAAAGTGAAAATTAAACAAAATGAGAATGAAATTATCTTTATTTCAAAGGGAGTTAAACTACAAAAAGACATCAATGAATATTTTAAGCCCTTTCATAATGATGTTGAGTCTAAAAACCATGGAATGGGACTAGGACTTTATATTGTTAAATCTATCTTGAATATGCATAATTATGAGTTTGAATATGAGTATATTGATGATAATAATATATTTAAAATTATAATTAATCATTAA
- the hslU gene encoding ATP-dependent protease ATPase subunit HslU produces the protein MDLTPKQIVAYLDDYIIGQNNAKKTIALALRNRYRRMKVEPVLQEEIMPKNILMIGSTGIGKTEIARRLAKMMSLPFVKVEASKYTEVGFVGRDVESMIRDLVYESINIVTREYEDKIKDKIQDEVHKKIIEILVPPLPDTASENAKESFIKTYNVMEKKLLDGSLDDKKIEIEVPKKAHVEILDSNMPMDMSSMQESLNKMLGGLNKDKIKKEVSIKDAKVLLRDEASSSLLDEEAIKIEAVKRAQNGGIIFLDEIDKIASGKTNQNQDPSKEGVQRDLLPIVEGSSVQTKFGQVKTDHILFIAAGAFHVSKPSDLLPELQGRFPLRVELESLDEEALYKILTNTKNSLLKQYKALLAVEEVDLEFDDSAIRAFAKYSVTANEMTEDIGARRLHTVIEKVIEDISFEADEKKGEKIIVSKDLVEEKLDEIVDNEDTARYIL, from the coding sequence ATGGATTTAACACCAAAGCAAATTGTTGCATACTTAGATGATTATATTATTGGACAAAATAATGCTAAAAAAACAATTGCATTAGCTTTACGAAATAGATACAGAAGAATGAAAGTAGAACCAGTTTTACAAGAAGAAATAATGCCTAAAAACATTCTAATGATTGGTAGTACTGGTATTGGAAAAACTGAAATTGCTAGAAGATTAGCAAAAATGATGTCTTTACCTTTTGTAAAAGTTGAAGCTAGTAAATACACTGAAGTTGGATTCGTAGGTCGTGATGTTGAATCTATGATTAGAGATTTAGTATATGAATCAATAAATATAGTAACACGTGAATATGAAGATAAAATTAAAGATAAAATTCAAGATGAAGTTCATAAGAAAATTATAGAAATTTTAGTTCCACCTCTTCCTGATACTGCTAGTGAAAATGCTAAAGAATCTTTTATTAAAACATATAATGTTATGGAAAAGAAACTTTTAGATGGTTCTTTAGATGATAAAAAAATTGAAATAGAAGTTCCTAAAAAAGCTCATGTTGAGATCTTAGATTCGAATATGCCTATGGATATGTCATCAATGCAAGAAAGCCTAAATAAAATGTTAGGTGGACTTAATAAAGACAAAATCAAAAAAGAAGTAAGTATTAAAGATGCAAAAGTTTTATTAAGAGATGAAGCTAGTTCTTCTTTATTAGATGAAGAAGCTATTAAAATTGAAGCAGTTAAAAGAGCTCAAAATGGTGGAATTATATTCTTAGATGAAATTGATAAGATTGCATCAGGAAAAACTAATCAAAACCAAGACCCAAGTAAAGAGGGTGTTCAAAGAGACTTACTTCCAATTGTTGAAGGTAGTTCTGTTCAAACAAAGTTTGGTCAAGTTAAAACTGATCATATTTTATTTATTGCTGCTGGTGCTTTTCATGTATCAAAACCAAGTGATTTATTACCTGAACTTCAAGGAAGATTTCCTTTAAGAGTTGAGTTAGAATCATTAGATGAAGAAGCTTTATATAAAATTTTAACTAATACAAAGAATTCACTATTAAAGCAATATAAAGCATTATTAGCTGTTGAAGAAGTAGACTTAGAATTTGATGATAGTGCAATTAGAGCTTTTGCTAAATATTCTGTAACAGCAAATGAAATGACTGAGGATATTGGTGCTAGACGTCTTCATACTGTTATTGAAAAAGTTATTGAAGATATTTCTTTTGAAGCTGATGAGAAAAAGGGTGAAAAGATAATTGTATCTAAAGATTTAGTTGAAGAAAAACTTGATGAGATTGTAGATAACGAAGATACTGCCCGTTATATTCTATAA
- a CDS encoding UbiX family flavin prenyltransferase — protein MKITVAISGASGASLGLNFVKKIPSNIEVFVVLSKSAKIALKLENGISVKKTFEDYKNVTIFQDSNIAAPIASGSFEVDKMIVIPCSMNTLAKCSVGISDSLITRAFTVMLKENRDIVLAPREMPFNSIALENMLKLSKLGVTIAPPILGYYSSQQTLEEMENFLIGKWFDLLKIDNNLYKRWK, from the coding sequence ATGAAAATTACTGTAGCAATATCAGGAGCTAGTGGTGCTAGTTTAGGACTTAATTTTGTTAAAAAAATTCCTTCAAATATTGAAGTTTTTGTAGTGCTTTCAAAGAGTGCAAAAATTGCATTAAAATTAGAAAATGGAATTTCTGTAAAAAAAACTTTTGAAGATTATAAAAATGTAACAATATTTCAAGACTCCAATATAGCAGCACCCATTGCATCTGGTTCTTTTGAGGTAGATAAGATGATAGTGATTCCTTGTTCAATGAATACACTTGCAAAATGTTCTGTTGGAATTTCTGATTCACTAATTACAAGAGCCTTTACAGTAATGCTAAAAGAAAACAGAGATATTGTTTTAGCTCCTAGAGAAATGCCTTTTAATTCAATTGCATTAGAAAATATGTTAAAATTATCTAAACTTGGAGTAACGATAGCTCCTCCTATTCTTGGATACTATTCAAGCCAACAAACCTTAGAAGAAATGGAAAATTTTTTAATAGGAAAATGGTTTGATTTATTAAAAATTGACAATAATTTATATAAAAGATGGAAATAA
- the cysE gene encoding serine O-acetyltransferase: MTKENSSEKEIDSNKEINKNKISFFKQIKEDFNVPKLNDPALESNLELFFNYPGVWAIMSHRVTNKLYLKGWKRTARVLGGITSLFTKTDIHPAATIGRRVFIDHAIGVVIGATTIIEDDVLIYQGVTLGGVSLDKGKRHPTIKSNSVIGSGAKVLGNITIGKNSKVGANSVVVCDVPKNSTAVGVPAKILKRDNKNCKLAHADLPDINKEMFKYLIERIHVLETALKEEDGIDVSQKDKKLEEDYNKFINAMNSIRK; the protein is encoded by the coding sequence ATGACTAAAGAGAACAGTTCTGAAAAAGAAATAGACAGTAATAAAGAAATTAATAAAAATAAAATATCATTTTTTAAACAAATAAAAGAAGACTTTAATGTACCGAAATTAAATGACCCTGCATTAGAATCAAACCTAGAGCTTTTCTTTAACTACCCAGGTGTTTGGGCTATAATGAGTCATAGAGTTACAAATAAACTATATTTAAAAGGCTGGAAAAGAACAGCTAGAGTTTTAGGTGGAATTACTTCACTATTTACAAAAACAGATATACATCCAGCAGCAACTATAGGACGACGTGTATTTATTGACCATGCTATTGGTGTAGTTATTGGAGCAACTACAATAATTGAAGATGATGTACTTATATATCAAGGTGTAACACTAGGTGGTGTTAGCTTAGATAAAGGAAAACGACATCCTACTATTAAATCAAACTCGGTAATAGGAAGTGGTGCAAAAGTTTTAGGAAATATTACTATTGGAAAAAACTCAAAAGTTGGAGCAAACTCTGTAGTAGTTTGTGATGTTCCTAAGAACTCAACAGCAGTTGGAGTTCCAGCAAAAATTCTTAAAAGAGATAATAAAAATTGTAAATTGGCACATGCAGATTTACCTGATATTAATAAAGAGATGTTTAAATATTTAATTGAAAGAATTCATGTTTTAGAAACTGCATTAAAAGAAGAAGATGGAATTGATGTAAGCCAAAAAGATAAAAAACTTGAAGAAGATTATAATAAATTCATTAATGCAATGAATTCAATAAGAAAATAA
- a CDS encoding recombinase family protein — protein sequence MSNVFTYLRLNKNNEKYTQEQKDILDNYVNKHKIDIYKNIEIDISMPSDEKNILELLRNCEKNSTIIVSDLNVFGRTIETILEIVKFLLSNKIKILVVNQNLELVDDKDMLTQMILGMISMTINLEKDLMSLRTKEALTAKKLSGVSLGKPVGTIQKSKFDKQRDKIEELLSVGLSVRKIAKLLGYNNHIGLNNYVKKRNIRQNLPNTLDIAS from the coding sequence ATGTCAAATGTTTTTACATATCTTAGATTAAACAAAAATAATGAGAAGTATACACAGGAACAAAAAGATATATTAGATAATTATGTTAATAAACATAAAATTGATATATACAAAAATATTGAAATAGATATTAGTATGCCAAGTGATGAAAAAAACATCCTAGAATTACTTAGAAATTGTGAAAAAAACTCTACAATTATTGTTTCTGATTTGAACGTATTTGGAAGAACAATTGAAACAATTTTAGAGATTGTAAAATTTCTTTTATCTAATAAAATAAAAATATTAGTAGTTAATCAAAACTTAGAATTAGTAGACGATAAAGATATGTTAACTCAAATGATTTTAGGCATGATTTCTATGACTATTAATTTAGAAAAAGACCTTATGAGTTTAAGAACAAAAGAAGCTCTTACTGCTAAAAAACTTTCAGGTGTTAGTTTAGGTAAACCAGTTGGAACAATACAAAAATCTAAGTTTGATAAACAAAGAGATAAAATCGAAGAATTGCTTTCTGTTGGTCTTTCTGTTAGAAAAATTGCAAAACTATTAGGATATAACAATCATATAGGTTTAAATAATTACGTTAAAAAAAGGAACATTAGACAAAATTTGCCTAATACCCTTGATATAGCAAGTTAA
- the tmk gene encoding dTMP kinase, producing MYVVVEGIDTAGKSTQLELLQKKHQNAIFTKEPGGTNIGIKLRQMALNGEAKSKIAEMFLFLADRAEHIEEVIVTNKEKTVISDRSMISGIAYASLFPLEKMIELNLLATNNILPTHVILLELSPQELKYRLSQKENDAIELRGIDYLINIQNRMKQTITKLGINHIFIDASLKIEEIEKQIEDFLNE from the coding sequence ATGTATGTAGTTGTCGAAGGTATTGATACAGCAGGAAAATCAACACAATTAGAACTTTTACAAAAGAAACATCAAAATGCAATTTTTACAAAAGAACCAGGTGGTACAAATATTGGAATAAAACTTAGGCAAATGGCTTTAAATGGGGAAGCAAAATCAAAAATTGCTGAAATGTTCTTATTCTTAGCAGATCGAGCTGAACATATTGAAGAAGTAATAGTAACAAATAAAGAAAAAACTGTTATTTCAGATAGATCTATGATTTCAGGTATTGCATATGCATCATTGTTTCCTTTAGAAAAAATGATTGAACTAAATTTATTAGCTACAAATAATATTTTACCTACACATGTAATTTTATTAGAGTTAAGTCCACAAGAGCTTAAATATAGACTATCGCAAAAAGAAAATGATGCTATTGAGCTTAGAGGTATTGATTATTTGATCAATATACAAAATAGAATGAAACAAACGATAACAAAACTAGGCATTAATCATATTTTTATTGATGCTTCTTTAAAAATTGAAGAAATAGAAAAACAAATAGAGGATTTTTTAAATGAGTAA
- the coaD gene encoding pantetheine-phosphate adenylyltransferase produces MPRNITERQSHQKAIYSGTFDPITNGHLDIISRAANIFDEVIIAVAQSELKGPMFSHEKRVEFVNAATHHLPNVRVEGFDTLLVDLATQLNVNTIIRGLRAVSDFEFELQMGYANASINDKIETVYLMPTLENAFVSSTIVREIIRFDGKFQHLVPKEVLKCM; encoded by the coding sequence ATGCCTAGAAATATTACAGAAAGACAATCTCATCAAAAAGCGATATATAGTGGGACTTTTGACCCAATTACGAATGGACACTTAGATATTATTTCAAGAGCTGCAAATATATTTGATGAAGTAATTATAGCAGTTGCACAAAGTGAATTAAAAGGGCCTATGTTCTCTCATGAAAAAAGAGTAGAATTTGTAAATGCAGCAACGCATCATCTTCCAAATGTTCGAGTTGAAGGTTTTGATACATTGCTTGTAGACCTTGCAACCCAGTTAAATGTGAACACTATCATTAGAGGTTTACGAGCAGTTTCTGATTTTGAGTTCGAACTGCAAATGGGTTATGCAAATGCTTCAATAAACGATAAAATCGAAACAGTATACCTAATGCCTACACTTGAAAATGCTTTTGTTTCATCTACAATTGTAAGAGAAATTATAAGATTTGATGGTAAATTTCAGCATCTAGTACCTAAAGAAGTTTTAAAATGTATGTAG
- the rplI gene encoding 50S ribosomal protein L9: MKVLLIKDVQGTGKAGEVKEVKDGYGKNFLIGKGLALHATNEVLAKYKAEQKRKEAKEAEEIASANELAEKLNSTKLTIKHKIGANGHLIGSVTNKEISEELKNQFSIEVDKKNLSLEKKIKSEGTFTVDCKLGHAVHANLEVIIIGE, from the coding sequence ATGAAAGTTTTATTAATTAAAGACGTACAAGGTACAGGAAAAGCTGGAGAAGTTAAAGAAGTTAAAGATGGATATGGAAAAAACTTTCTAATTGGAAAAGGTTTAGCTTTACATGCAACAAATGAAGTATTAGCAAAATATAAAGCAGAACAAAAAAGAAAAGAAGCAAAAGAAGCAGAAGAAATTGCAAGCGCAAATGAATTAGCAGAAAAATTAAACTCAACTAAACTTACTATCAAACACAAAATTGGTGCAAATGGACATTTAATTGGTTCTGTTACAAATAAAGAAATTTCTGAAGAATTAAAGAATCAATTTAGTATTGAAGTTGATAAAAAGAATCTTTCATTAGAGAAAAAAATTAAATCGGAAGGTACTTTTACAGTTGATTGTAAATTAGGACATGCAGTTCATGCAAACCTAGAAGTAATAATTATTGGAGAATAA
- the hisS gene encoding histidine--tRNA ligase encodes MSKQENKGTIQSLRGMKDIVNEESTLFTYFVDNASAIAKKYGFSYMETPILEETALFKRSVGESSDIVNKEMYNFTDKGEHEVCLRPEGTAGVVRHFVEKKLDRAGGTQRWYYYGPMFRYERPQKGRLREFHQFGCEVFGIDSVYEDANIIMMIKDILDFFKIGFKLQLNSLGDLNCMPQYKENLVQHLTGFKDELCEDCQKRITTNPIRVLDCKNESCQAKLVNAPKITHNLCESCNTDFEKLKEILEFNGVEFEVDTNLVRGLDYYSKTAFEFVSNEIGAQSAIAGGGRYDRLVEFLGGRPTPGIGFAIGIERLLELVKMQESKEDIVYIGALDEASLNTVLKTANSKRKTTKTIIEYTPRGFGKHFKLAEKSGANIVALIGEKELLEQTIYVKNIETREEKTIKIEEF; translated from the coding sequence ATGAGTAAACAAGAAAACAAGGGCACTATTCAAAGTCTTAGAGGAATGAAAGATATTGTAAATGAAGAAAGTACATTATTTACATATTTTGTTGATAATGCCTCTGCTATTGCAAAAAAATATGGATTTTCTTATATGGAAACACCAATTTTAGAAGAAACAGCTTTATTTAAAAGATCAGTAGGTGAAAGTTCTGATATTGTTAACAAAGAAATGTATAATTTTACAGATAAAGGTGAACACGAAGTTTGCCTAAGACCAGAGGGAACAGCAGGTGTTGTAAGACATTTTGTTGAAAAAAAACTTGACCGTGCTGGGGGAACTCAAAGATGGTATTATTATGGTCCAATGTTTAGATATGAAAGACCTCAAAAAGGAAGATTAAGAGAATTTCATCAGTTTGGTTGTGAAGTATTTGGTATAGATTCAGTTTATGAAGATGCAAATATTATAATGATGATAAAAGATATTCTTGACTTCTTTAAAATTGGCTTTAAATTACAGTTAAACTCCCTAGGAGACCTTAATTGCATGCCTCAATACAAAGAAAATCTTGTACAACATTTAACTGGCTTTAAAGATGAACTATGTGAGGATTGTCAAAAAAGAATAACTACAAATCCAATTAGAGTGCTTGATTGTAAAAATGAATCATGCCAAGCAAAATTAGTAAATGCTCCTAAAATTACTCATAACTTATGTGAGTCTTGTAATACTGATTTTGAAAAGTTAAAAGAAATTTTAGAATTTAATGGCGTTGAATTTGAAGTTGATACTAACTTAGTACGAGGTTTAGACTACTATTCTAAAACTGCTTTTGAATTTGTATCAAATGAAATTGGTGCGCAAAGTGCTATTGCTGGTGGAGGTAGATACGATAGACTTGTAGAATTCCTTGGAGGTCGTCCTACACCTGGAATTGGTTTTGCTATTGGAATTGAAAGATTATTAGAACTTGTAAAAATGCAAGAATCAAAAGAAGATATTGTTTATATTGGTGCTTTAGATGAAGCTTCATTGAACACTGTATTAAAAACTGCTAATTCTAAAAGAAAAACTACAAAAACAATTATAGAATACACTCCAAGAGGTTTTGGTAAGCATTTTAAGCTTGCAGAAAAATCAGGTGCAAACATAGTTGCATTAATTGGAGAAAAAGAGCTTCTTGAGCAGACAATATATGTTAAAAATATAGAAACAAGAGAAGAAAAAACTATTAAAATAGAGGAATTCTAG
- the speA gene encoding biosynthetic arginine decarboxylase, translated as MNNYGINIWSDDNFIIEDGEAKINYASKPSLISIVKEVREQDFKGPLLLRFPHITNKQINTLYSTFNDCIKEYKYNGSFNAVFPLKVNQLPMFVKPLIQNGKEFNYGLEAGSKAELIIAMSYNNLNSPITVNGFKDKEMIHLGFIAKEKGHNITLIIEGLNELETIIEVQKETSLSCPNIGLRVRLHSGGSGIWAKSGGINSKFGLTSTEILQAYRLIATNNMSEYLTMIHFHIGSAMNSIKPLKKALREAGHIYAELKNLGASSLNNINIGGGLAVEYSAYERSRFYSLREFASDVIFTLKDIAKQKGVDEPNIFTESGRFISAASTVLIAPVLELFSSEHNIKDLNLKKDNPPLITELNALFKHMTKKTSYEYMHDAIDHMESLLTLFDLGYIDLQDRSNAEVLVHQIIKKAISQLEVEDYEELKKLDENIQEKYLINFSIFQSLPDYWGIDQEFPIMPLTHLDKKPTRSASLWDITCDSDGELPFDSKKPLYLHDVDLNKEDYFLGFFNVGAYQDTLGMKHNLFSHPTEVNVVFKDGVVMFDEINESQTIMDILEDIDYDPSDIKKRLKENLDINTYKILEKYLNDNSYLKTIWSYND; from the coding sequence TTGAATAATTATGGAATTAATATTTGGAGTGATGATAACTTCATAATTGAAGATGGAGAAGCAAAAATAAATTATGCTTCAAAACCATCTTTAATATCAATAGTAAAAGAAGTAAGAGAGCAAGACTTTAAAGGTCCTTTACTTTTACGATTTCCACATATAACAAATAAGCAAATAAATACCTTATATTCAACTTTTAATGACTGTATAAAAGAGTATAAATATAATGGAAGTTTTAATGCAGTTTTCCCTTTAAAGGTAAATCAACTGCCAATGTTTGTTAAACCTCTTATACAAAATGGTAAAGAATTTAATTATGGCTTAGAAGCTGGAAGCAAAGCTGAACTTATCATTGCAATGTCATATAATAATCTTAATTCCCCTATAACAGTTAACGGCTTTAAAGATAAAGAAATGATTCACTTAGGATTTATTGCTAAAGAAAAAGGCCATAATATAACACTTATTATTGAAGGTCTTAATGAATTGGAAACAATAATAGAGGTTCAAAAAGAAACTTCTTTGTCTTGTCCTAATATTGGATTAAGAGTTAGACTTCACAGTGGAGGTAGTGGAATTTGGGCAAAAAGTGGTGGTATTAATTCTAAGTTTGGATTAACTTCAACAGAGATACTTCAAGCCTATAGATTAATAGCAACAAACAATATGAGTGAATATCTTACAATGATTCATTTTCATATTGGTTCTGCTATGAATTCTATTAAACCTTTGAAGAAAGCATTAAGAGAAGCTGGACATATTTATGCTGAACTTAAAAACTTAGGTGCTAGTAGTTTAAACAATATAAATATAGGTGGAGGTTTAGCTGTTGAATATTCTGCTTATGAAAGAAGTAGATTTTATTCATTAAGAGAATTTGCAAGTGATGTAATCTTTACATTAAAAGATATTGCTAAACAAAAAGGTGTTGATGAACCAAATATTTTCACTGAATCAGGAAGATTTATATCTGCAGCTTCAACAGTTTTAATTGCTCCAGTTTTAGAATTATTTTCATCTGAACATAATATAAAAGATTTAAATCTAAAAAAAGACAATCCTCCTTTAATTACAGAATTAAATGCACTATTTAAACATATGACTAAGAAAACATCTTATGAATATATGCATGATGCAATTGATCATATGGAATCCTTATTAACTCTATTTGATTTAGGTTATATTGATTTACAAGATAGATCAAATGCAGAAGTTCTAGTTCACCAGATTATAAAAAAAGCTATATCTCAACTTGAAGTTGAAGATTATGAAGAATTAAAGAAACTTGATGAAAATATTCAAGAAAAATATCTAATAAACTTTTCTATCTTCCAATCACTTCCTGATTACTGGGGAATAGATCAAGAGTTTCCAATAATGCCATTAACACATCTTGATAAAAAACCAACAAGATCTGCATCTTTATGGGATATCACATGTGATAGTGATGGAGAGCTTCCGTTTGATTCAAAAAAACCTTTGTATTTACATGATGTTGATCTTAATAAAGAAGATTATTTTCTAGGTTTTTTTAATGTTGGCGCATATCAAGATACTTTAGGGATGAAACATAATTTGTTTTCTCATCCAACTGAAGTAAATGTAGTGTTTAAAGATGGAGTTGTAATGTTTGATGAAATTAATGAATCTCAAACAATTATGGATATTTTAGAAGATATTGATTATGATCCAAGTGATATTAAAAAAAGACTTAAAGAAAATTTAGATATAAACACATACAAAATACTAGAGAAATATTTAAATGATAATTCTTACTTAAAAACAATTTGGAGTTATAATGACTAA
- a CDS encoding response regulator transcription factor: MTNILMIEDDPEFSVFLGEYLEKYNIKITNYEDPYLGLSAGISSYDLLILDLTLPGMDGLDVCKEISSKYDIPIIISSARADITDKIMGLQTGADYYLPKPYDPKEMYAVIQSLLRRINKNNKPEEEKSNFILNKIKQEITFKNDELILTQAEYEVLSSLIENKNAIVSREQIVNQCSSLSDSYSKSLDVIIGRLRSKLNDNSKNPKYLFSIRNLGYKLVQ, from the coding sequence ATGACTAATATTTTAATGATTGAAGATGATCCTGAGTTTTCAGTTTTTTTAGGTGAATATTTAGAAAAATATAATATAAAAATTACAAATTATGAAGATCCTTATTTAGGACTTAGTGCTGGGATTTCTTCTTATGATTTATTAATTTTAGACTTAACTCTTCCTGGTATGGATGGTCTTGACGTTTGTAAGGAAATATCATCAAAATATGATATTCCTATTATTATTTCAAGTGCAAGAGCTGATATTACTGATAAGATTATGGGACTGCAAACTGGTGCTGATTATTATTTACCTAAACCTTATGATCCAAAAGAGATGTATGCAGTTATACAAAGCTTATTAAGACGAATTAATAAGAATAATAAACCAGAAGAAGAAAAAAGTAATTTCATTTTAAATAAAATAAAACAAGAAATCACTTTTAAAAATGACGAACTTATTTTAACGCAAGCTGAATATGAGGTTTTAAGTTCATTAATTGAAAATAAAAATGCAATTGTCTCAAGAGAACAAATCGTAAATCAATGTTCAAGTTTAAGTGATAGTTATAGTAAGAGTTTAGATGTAATTATAGGAAGATTACGTAGTAAATTAAATGATAATTCTAAAAATCCTAAATACTTATTTTCGATTCGTAATTTAGGCTATAAGTTAGTACAATGA